From the genome of Sulfurovum sp. NBC37-1, one region includes:
- a CDS encoding efflux RND transporter permease subunit has protein sequence MAEKNEYQVTDYAGKLAKGFLRNPLTAVLGVFLLLMGYLALNIMPREEDPQIAISGGAVVVAMPGATPREIENIIINPLERKLREVKGIEHIYGQAFNNYGVVSVMYYIGENREDSNLKLYDKVMQNMDLMPKGVMQPLIKPFDIDIDIPIVTVAFYPKKGSNVDDVKLFEMVRKIQQKINAVDNVAKTTLKGARRAQYNIEVDMSKLSAYHLSMGQIMKAVQSVAVDVPDVKGRTKNNELVIFGVKNAIESVQDVGSVIVAQYMGSPIYLRDVAKVTEGMDIQNFKTATVRFKEDANATKLGEERNQVTLTVAKLAGTNAVFVAEDVLEVLKEHEKEFAKEGIGYIITRNYGERANEAVNELMNHLIITIVIIALMLVFALGWKESLIVTFTVPAILAITLFVAYLSGQTINRITLFAFLLSLGLLVDAAIIVIENIHRHLHAHDVDEKEMDQLLIEATDEIGAPTNVATLAIILTMVPMAFVGGMMGSFMKPIPYNVPVALIASLFVAYIFTPYLSLKLLKKPVHKHHHHKKKHKDSKEVK, from the coding sequence ATGGCTGAAAAAAATGAATATCAGGTAACGGACTATGCCGGGAAGCTGGCAAAAGGATTTTTACGTAATCCTTTGACCGCGGTACTGGGTGTATTTTTGCTCCTTATGGGATATTTGGCACTCAATATCATGCCAAGAGAAGAAGATCCGCAGATCGCAATTTCCGGTGGTGCGGTTGTTGTAGCGATGCCCGGAGCGACACCTCGTGAGATCGAGAATATCATCATCAACCCCCTGGAGCGTAAACTGCGTGAGGTCAAAGGTATTGAGCATATTTACGGACAGGCATTTAACAACTATGGGGTCGTCAGTGTGATGTACTATATCGGTGAGAACCGTGAAGATTCGAACCTAAAACTCTATGACAAGGTCATGCAGAACATGGACCTGATGCCAAAAGGGGTCATGCAGCCTTTGATCAAACCGTTTGATATCGATATCGATATTCCTATTGTCACTGTGGCATTCTACCCCAAAAAAGGGAGTAATGTTGATGATGTCAAACTCTTTGAAATGGTGAGAAAAATACAGCAGAAGATCAATGCAGTGGATAATGTGGCTAAAACAACCCTGAAGGGTGCTAGAAGGGCGCAATACAACATTGAGGTCGATATGAGCAAACTCTCCGCCTATCACCTCTCGATGGGGCAGATCATGAAGGCGGTACAGTCCGTTGCGGTGGATGTTCCCGATGTCAAAGGACGTACTAAAAATAATGAGCTGGTGATCTTTGGTGTCAAAAATGCCATAGAGAGTGTCCAGGATGTCGGTTCCGTTATCGTGGCGCAGTACATGGGGTCGCCGATCTATCTCAGAGACGTTGCCAAAGTGACCGAAGGTATGGACATACAGAATTTTAAAACAGCGACAGTGCGTTTTAAGGAAGATGCCAATGCGACCAAACTCGGCGAAGAGAGAAACCAGGTGACGCTCACCGTGGCGAAACTTGCCGGGACCAATGCGGTCTTCGTTGCCGAAGATGTACTCGAAGTCCTGAAGGAACATGAGAAGGAATTCGCGAAAGAGGGGATAGGTTACATTATTACACGAAATTACGGTGAACGTGCGAATGAGGCGGTCAACGAGTTGATGAATCACTTGATCATCACCATTGTCATCATCGCTTTGATGCTGGTATTTGCTTTGGGATGGAAAGAATCTCTGATCGTTACCTTTACCGTACCGGCCATTTTGGCTATCACACTTTTCGTAGCCTATCTCTCCGGACAGACGATCAACAGGATCACCCTCTTTGCCTTCCTGCTCTCGCTGGGACTGCTGGTAGATGCAGCGATCATCGTGATTGAAAATATCCACAGACACCTGCATGCGCATGATGTCGATGAGAAAGAGATGGATCAATTGTTGATCGAAGCGACTGATGAGATCGGTGCACCTACGAACGTTGCAACACTTGCGATCATTCTGACGATGGTACCGATGGCATTTGTCGGGGGTATGATGGGATCGTTTATGAAGCCTATCCCGTATAATGTACCGGTGGCATTGATTGCTTCACTTTTTGTGGCGTATATCTTTACACCGTATTTGAGTTTGAAGTTGTTGAAAAAACCGGTGCATAAGCATCATCACCATAAAAAAAAGCATAAAGACAGCAAGGAGGTCAAGTAA
- a CDS encoding efflux RND transporter periplasmic adaptor subunit, giving the protein MRKIVTLIAVFLLSTLNAVEIDLSGSVVSDNQKMMTSRYMGYIKNMAVSEGDIVKKGQLLYEIDSKEIEAAERQVDLAISQARLALQMNKNQYNNVILNLARHKRLYEKKMVSKYELETLELAEKNLKDMVEISQEQVNQALAKKEEVLNQYNYLRITAPNDGVIVAKRINEGEMAIPGMPAVVLTDLSRLKIVAEISETQLPFIHLGKEVEVEVPSLNLKTKGKISSIIPNSNPMTHKFKIKIEFDHKGKSVYPGMYAKIIIR; this is encoded by the coding sequence ATGAGAAAGATCGTTACATTAATAGCAGTGTTCCTGCTGTCCACATTGAACGCAGTGGAGATAGACCTGAGCGGTTCAGTCGTATCTGATAACCAGAAGATGATGACCAGTCGTTATATGGGTTATATCAAGAACATGGCGGTATCGGAAGGAGATATCGTTAAAAAAGGACAATTGCTTTATGAGATTGACTCCAAAGAGATCGAAGCGGCGGAAAGACAGGTTGACCTTGCGATATCACAGGCAAGACTGGCATTGCAGATGAACAAGAACCAATACAACAATGTTATACTCAACCTGGCGAGACACAAAAGACTTTATGAAAAGAAAATGGTTTCCAAATATGAGTTGGAAACCCTTGAACTGGCAGAAAAGAACCTCAAGGATATGGTAGAGATATCACAGGAGCAGGTCAACCAGGCTCTGGCAAAAAAAGAAGAGGTACTTAACCAGTACAACTATCTGAGGATTACCGCCCCCAATGATGGGGTCATTGTTGCCAAGCGTATCAATGAAGGTGAGATGGCCATTCCCGGAATGCCGGCAGTGGTTCTGACAGACCTGAGTCGTCTCAAGATCGTGGCAGAGATCTCAGAGACACAGTTGCCCTTCATTCACTTGGGTAAAGAAGTAGAGGTGGAGGTACCTTCTTTGAACTTGAAAACGAAGGGAAAGATCTCATCGATCATCCCCAACTCCAATCCTATGACACACAAGTTCAAAATCAAGATAGAGTTTGACCATAAAGGCAAGTCGGTTTATCCCGGCATGTATGCCAAAATCATTATCAGGTAA
- a CDS encoding efflux RND transporter permease subunit, with the protein MKGLEKFIYGILSSKSKKMLVIVLTAAAFFLSLMMFPTKMVLAKMLPGKSDNTFSVYVDTPTGSSIEQTDKVNQCVIDILKDEKEIMNLELFRGQGIPLDYAGLVKGAAMKSTENVSEISVNLTDKHTRAEPSFLMTQRLRPIVKKKCLPLVKGTNIKFVEQPAGPPTLASIVLEVHGENLKKVRDISVRVANIFAKTEGLVDIDVMMDDIFDKFELIPDKEKVARSGLSVEQVNNILYLAFEGMVIAHKNSKDVPDQIPIFLILQKESKILNGRNENELRSKLSSLNLMNMKGMMVPLSEVVTIRKVKSSPMIMHKDLSRMVNVIAETDMVSQVYPLLDAREQMIEAFSKDYEIEKAGFTTYMFDLYLTDKKTGEKFLLRWDGEMKVTLDTFRDLGGAFIAALVLIFLLLVIYYKSFAISGIILLGSFLSLIGVIVGHWVANFFTSETFFLTATSLIGFIALMGISSRNSLLLIDFAKSLMEYHGMDKKEAIATATATRAKPIALTAVAIILGSALLASDPVFGGLGVALISGTVAAVFVSLIFVPVLMHNSKAMDFHLDEDGKRKDSISITK; encoded by the coding sequence ATGAAAGGTTTGGAAAAATTCATTTACGGCATCCTTAGCAGTAAAAGCAAGAAGATGCTGGTCATTGTATTGACAGCAGCGGCTTTCTTCCTCTCTTTGATGATGTTTCCCACCAAAATGGTACTGGCCAAAATGCTTCCCGGGAAAAGTGACAATACCTTCTCTGTCTATGTAGATACACCGACGGGATCTTCCATAGAGCAGACAGACAAGGTCAACCAGTGTGTCATCGATATACTTAAAGATGAAAAAGAGATCATGAACCTTGAGCTCTTCCGTGGGCAGGGTATACCCCTTGATTATGCGGGACTTGTCAAAGGTGCAGCGATGAAAAGTACGGAGAATGTTTCAGAAATTTCTGTCAATCTTACGGACAAACATACGAGAGCAGAACCCTCTTTTCTCATGACACAAAGACTCAGACCCATCGTTAAAAAGAAATGTCTGCCTCTGGTCAAAGGAACCAACATCAAATTCGTTGAACAGCCTGCTGGACCTCCGACACTGGCTTCTATTGTACTTGAAGTGCATGGTGAGAACCTGAAGAAAGTACGTGACATTTCTGTACGTGTTGCAAATATTTTTGCAAAAACCGAAGGTCTTGTCGATATCGACGTAATGATGGACGATATTTTTGACAAATTTGAACTGATCCCAGACAAAGAAAAGGTAGCCAGAAGTGGATTGAGCGTTGAACAGGTAAACAACATTCTTTATCTGGCATTCGAGGGGATGGTCATAGCACACAAGAACTCAAAAGACGTGCCTGACCAGATACCGATATTCCTCATATTGCAAAAAGAGAGTAAAATACTGAACGGACGTAATGAAAATGAATTACGAAGCAAACTCTCCTCTTTGAACCTGATGAACATGAAAGGGATGATGGTACCACTCAGTGAAGTGGTGACGATCAGGAAGGTAAAATCGAGTCCGATGATCATGCACAAGGACCTTTCACGTATGGTCAATGTCATTGCCGAAACGGATATGGTCTCACAGGTCTATCCGCTGCTTGATGCAAGAGAACAGATGATAGAAGCATTCTCCAAAGATTATGAAATCGAGAAGGCCGGATTTACGACCTATATGTTCGATCTTTACCTGACGGATAAAAAGACCGGAGAAAAGTTCCTGCTTCGCTGGGACGGTGAGATGAAAGTGACACTTGACACCTTCAGGGACCTTGGTGGTGCCTTTATCGCTGCACTGGTATTGATATTCCTGCTGCTGGTGATCTATTATAAGAGCTTTGCCATTTCCGGGATCATTCTGCTGGGATCATTCCTCTCTTTGATCGGGGTGATCGTTGGGCACTGGGTAGCTAACTTCTTTACAAGTGAGACCTTTTTCCTGACAGCGACCTCACTGATCGGCTTTATCGCCCTGATGGGTATCAGTTCGAGGAACTCACTGCTTCTGATCGACTTTGCCAAGTCGCTGATGGAATATCATGGTATGGACAAGAAAGAGGCAATTGCCACTGCAACGGCGACCAGGGCGAAACCAATCGCACTGACCGCTGTTGCGATTATCCTTGGTTCAGCACTGCTTGCTTCCGACCCTGTCTTTGGCGGTCTGGGTGTCGCACTGATCTCCGGTACGGTAGCGGCGGTCTTTGTATCGCTGATTTTCGTACCGGTACTGATGCACAATTCAAAAGCGATGGATTTCCATCTTGATGAAGACGGTAAACGCAAAGACAGTATTTCTATTACAAAATAA
- a CDS encoding putative bifunctional diguanylate cyclase/phosphodiesterase produces the protein MDILNNFLHSGYTFSDEEYELKSKFSLLNSAIAVILIFISFLTISMIVKEETFFASFLCVYIFLSIGLVYLLRKSKDNYQIVIPVFTIISLILLLTAISIFPNEHERVAWFLVIIIFSFFLGGRQLGVAMTLMSIVGIISIDYFVDMGLSFYSLMLIIVIILIGSVLVDLYEKRDKTAKKRLYKLNNSLELRIKEEIEKRILIYEKSNLDLKESSKKLKQQKDAYKKLAYYDILTKLPNRVLFYDRLKHSIDKSKRNNTKLAVLFLDLDNFKEINDSLGHHVGDNVLKILATRLQKRLRKSDTLARLGGDEFTLLLEDLEDLSNIGEISQSLIQVISKPIKIKEHTLYVTVSLGISIYPDDGQDTESLLKCADAAMYSAKNEGCNLFHFYKQEMTVKALERITFETSIRHALDNDEFIVYYQPLIDIRTNQLIGLEALLRWQHSEKGLLSPDKFIHIAETSSIIIQIGERVLEDVAAQLEIWHEKGFNPERIAVNLSVKQLRHHGLISIISDILEKTKFRPKWLELEITESYTMQKPVQAIRLLNQIKDLGVDLTIDDFGTGYSSLSYLKKIPVNKLKIDRAFIKDITENKDDKALVSAILSMAKSMNLDVVAEGVETEEQRQCLEALGCYKIQGYLFSKPMSVSDIEKKYIENKS, from the coding sequence ATGGATATATTAAATAATTTTTTACATAGTGGTTATACTTTTTCCGATGAAGAATATGAGTTAAAATCAAAATTTTCTTTATTGAATAGTGCAATAGCTGTTATTTTAATCTTTATATCTTTTTTAACTATATCCATGATTGTTAAGGAAGAAACCTTTTTTGCATCTTTTCTTTGCGTTTATATTTTTCTAAGTATAGGTCTAGTTTATCTTCTAAGAAAATCAAAAGATAACTATCAAATAGTAATTCCAGTATTTACAATAATCAGTCTCATCCTCTTATTGACAGCAATAAGTATATTTCCAAATGAACATGAACGTGTAGCATGGTTTTTAGTTATTATTATTTTTTCATTTTTCCTTGGTGGTAGACAGTTAGGTGTCGCCATGACACTAATGAGTATTGTTGGTATTATCAGTATTGACTATTTTGTAGATATGGGATTAAGTTTTTATTCTCTTATGTTAATAATAGTCATTATTTTAATTGGCTCTGTACTTGTTGATTTATATGAAAAAAGAGATAAAACAGCAAAAAAAAGATTATACAAGCTGAATAATAGTTTGGAGCTAAGAATAAAAGAGGAGATAGAAAAACGTATCTTGATCTATGAAAAAAGCAATCTTGACTTGAAAGAGAGTTCGAAAAAACTTAAACAACAAAAAGATGCATATAAAAAACTTGCGTATTATGATATTCTTACCAAATTGCCAAATCGTGTTTTATTTTATGATAGATTAAAGCATTCTATTGATAAAAGTAAACGAAACAATACTAAACTGGCAGTATTGTTTCTGGATCTTGACAACTTTAAGGAAATTAATGATTCTTTGGGACACCACGTTGGTGACAATGTATTAAAGATACTTGCAACGAGACTACAAAAAAGGCTTCGAAAATCAGATACTTTGGCAAGACTCGGCGGAGATGAATTTACCTTGCTTTTAGAAGACTTGGAAGATCTCTCCAATATTGGTGAGATTTCTCAAAGTCTTATTCAGGTTATTTCAAAACCTATAAAGATAAAAGAACATACACTCTATGTAACAGTAAGTTTGGGTATTAGTATCTATCCCGATGATGGGCAAGATACGGAAAGCCTTTTAAAATGCGCTGATGCAGCTATGTACAGTGCCAAGAATGAGGGATGTAATTTATTTCATTTTTATAAACAAGAGATGACAGTAAAAGCGCTTGAGAGAATTACCTTCGAGACAAGCATACGACATGCACTTGACAATGACGAATTCATAGTTTACTATCAACCATTAATTGATATTAGAACAAATCAATTGATTGGACTGGAGGCATTGTTAAGATGGCAACATTCTGAAAAAGGATTATTGTCCCCAGATAAATTTATTCATATTGCAGAGACAAGTTCTATTATTATTCAAATTGGAGAAAGAGTCTTGGAAGATGTTGCTGCGCAATTAGAAATATGGCATGAAAAGGGATTTAATCCAGAACGCATTGCGGTTAACCTTTCTGTTAAACAGTTGCGTCACCATGGCTTAATATCAATCATTTCAGATATTTTAGAAAAAACAAAATTCAGACCTAAGTGGTTGGAACTGGAAATTACAGAAAGTTATACAATGCAAAAACCTGTTCAGGCAATAAGACTTCTCAATCAGATTAAAGATCTTGGAGTCGATCTCACTATTGATGACTTTGGTACAGGATATTCGTCTCTCTCTTATTTAAAAAAGATACCGGTAAATAAATTGAAAATAGATAGAGCATTTATAAAAGACATTACTGAAAATAAAGATGATAAAGCACTTGTAAGTGCTATTTTGTCTATGGCCAAGAGTATGAATCTTGACGTAGTTGCAGAAGGTGTTGAAACTGAAGAGCAGAGACAATGTCTAGAAGCACTTGGTTGTTATAAAATACAAGGATACCTTTTTTCAAAACCTATGTCCGTAAGCGATATAGAGAAAAAATATATTGAAAATAAATCATAA
- a CDS encoding TolC family protein, with product MMMKRVILLLSLSLPLIAGVKNLPLRQALDMVKHDNLEVKVARFNEQMQAMEVKVAEGMNYGSLDISLSGMRSNDALNVFGFKLMSREATFGDFGFSEFLGPLGNALTAANSGMLPPGFSQNLNGLLAVQPNDLNYPAARNNYQTKLSYMLPIYTGGKLTEYKHIMESMYRMSKYDTQKLLNVKIYEVKKAFYDISLVERYIANLSKIRKNINTLEDVIQNMQKEGYAKEMDLLEVQARKAEADSMYNQAKLNRDLAYQFLSFLLNRDVSSIHKVSAKAPMPRVDRHILEANNIDIQKAKLGLQISEMAVKVEESSFLPTVGGFAEYGSADNTLFNDFTGKDSYTFGVQAKWNIFNGGQDDARLEKAKLKRLQVRDQVELAKKGIVLQAKKLKTEILSADADIRSYTKQLQFAKRVYENYRTRYEEGLASITDVLIQQSKQLESLLKLLTVVNKRNTKIFELESIINIGGDV from the coding sequence ATGATGATGAAAAGAGTGATACTTTTATTATCTCTTTCTTTACCGCTTATTGCGGGAGTAAAGAACCTGCCACTTCGCCAGGCATTGGATATGGTGAAGCATGATAACCTGGAAGTAAAGGTCGCACGTTTCAATGAACAGATGCAGGCTATGGAAGTGAAGGTGGCCGAGGGGATGAACTACGGTTCTCTTGATATCAGTCTGTCAGGGATGCGCTCGAACGATGCTTTGAATGTTTTTGGTTTTAAACTGATGAGCAGGGAAGCAACATTTGGAGATTTTGGTTTCAGTGAATTTTTGGGACCATTGGGAAATGCACTGACAGCTGCGAACAGTGGAATGCTTCCTCCCGGTTTCTCTCAGAACTTGAATGGATTGCTTGCTGTTCAGCCGAATGACCTGAACTACCCTGCTGCCCGAAACAACTATCAGACAAAACTCTCCTATATGCTGCCCATCTATACCGGCGGTAAACTGACAGAATATAAACACATCATGGAATCGATGTACCGTATGAGCAAGTACGATACGCAAAAACTCCTGAACGTGAAGATTTACGAAGTGAAAAAAGCGTTCTACGATATTTCACTGGTCGAACGCTATATCGCCAACCTCTCCAAGATCAGGAAGAACATCAATACACTCGAAGATGTGATCCAGAATATGCAGAAGGAAGGCTATGCCAAAGAGATGGACCTGCTTGAAGTGCAGGCAAGAAAGGCCGAGGCTGACAGTATGTACAACCAGGCAAAGCTCAACAGAGACCTTGCCTACCAGTTCCTCTCTTTCCTGCTCAATAGAGACGTAAGCTCCATTCACAAGGTCAGTGCGAAAGCACCTATGCCACGCGTAGATCGGCATATACTCGAGGCGAACAACATTGACATTCAGAAAGCCAAACTGGGGCTGCAGATCTCCGAAATGGCCGTGAAAGTGGAAGAGTCGAGTTTCCTGCCGACCGTAGGCGGCTTCGCGGAGTACGGCTCTGCGGACAATACGCTCTTCAATGACTTTACAGGAAAAGACTCCTATACCTTCGGTGTTCAGGCAAAATGGAATATCTTCAACGGCGGGCAGGATGATGCCAGGCTTGAAAAAGCGAAGCTCAAGCGTCTGCAGGTACGTGACCAGGTTGAACTGGCCAAAAAAGGGATCGTGCTTCAGGCCAAAAAACTCAAAACGGAGATCCTGAGTGCCGATGCGGATATCAGAAGCTACACAAAGCAGCTGCAGTTCGCCAAAAGGGTGTATGAAAACTACAGGACACGTTACGAAGAGGGACTTGCTTCCATTACGGACGTGCTGATCCAGCAGTCAAAACAGCTCGAATCGCTGTTGAAGCTTCTGACCGTCGTCAACAAAAGAAATACCAAAATATTCGAACTTGAAAGTATCATAAACATAGGAGGGGATGTATGA
- the efp gene encoding elongation factor P gives MATIGMGDIKKGVRLELDGNPYKVTEFQHVKPGKGAAFVRVKIKNLKTGKVIEKTVHAGDKFEVPELEQKTMQYLYDDGEMLQFMDTTTFDQIGLTHEQVGKETFDFMIDGMEADILFHNGEAISVEIPQTVVLKIVETPPNFKGDSQGGKKPATLESGAVVQVPFHVLEGEMIKVDTVEGKYLEKAK, from the coding sequence ATGGCAACAATCGGAATGGGTGACATCAAAAAAGGCGTAAGACTTGAACTAGACGGCAACCCGTATAAAGTAACTGAATTCCAACACGTTAAACCGGGTAAAGGCGCGGCGTTCGTACGTGTTAAGATCAAGAACCTCAAAACAGGTAAAGTGATCGAAAAAACTGTACATGCGGGTGATAAATTCGAAGTGCCTGAACTCGAACAGAAGACAATGCAGTATCTTTACGATGATGGTGAGATGCTTCAGTTTATGGATACGACCACGTTTGACCAGATCGGTTTGACACATGAGCAGGTAGGTAAAGAGACATTTGATTTTATGATAGACGGTATGGAAGCGGATATACTGTTCCATAACGGTGAAGCGATTTCTGTCGAGATCCCTCAGACAGTGGTACTCAAGATTGTTGAAACACCGCCTAACTTCAAAGGTGACTCACAGGGTGGCAAGAAGCCTGCTACACTCGAGAGCGGTGCAGTGGTTCAGGTACCATTTCACGTACTGGAAGGTGAGATGATTAAAGTAGATACGGTCGAAGGCAAGTACCTCGAAAAGGCTAAGTAA
- a CDS encoding crotonase/enoyl-CoA hydratase family protein: MDKEFHRLLRDRGEITVRYDPETEAIWGYSNPSLRPCYNMELLNEFRQLQLDIIDYFKYCDMKPVTPIKYFVHASQIPGIYNYGGDLNLFSELIQKKDADRLFEYAKVCIDIVYMNAVNLHLPITTIALVEGNALGGGFEGAISHSITIVEEQSQMGLPEIRFNLIPGMGAYSFLARSVGIKLAEEIIASGKVYDAATLHEMGVITQVVKRGEGEKAVNQYMKRNSRLFNGMQALQAARQRYAPLDYEELIDITKIWVDAALRLEPKDLKMMKKLVDAQNQKNIDMNYKLRTKQDRRFEKGGSDFPYTDSDGNIVLHDRRSHKDPRSH, translated from the coding sequence ATGGATAAAGAGTTTCATAGATTATTGCGAGACAGGGGTGAAATTACCGTACGATATGATCCTGAAACAGAAGCAATATGGGGGTATTCAAACCCAAGTTTAAGACCATGTTATAATATGGAACTATTGAATGAATTTAGACAACTTCAACTGGATATTATAGATTACTTTAAGTATTGTGATATGAAACCAGTAACACCGATAAAATATTTTGTTCATGCTTCACAAATACCCGGAATATATAATTATGGTGGTGATCTAAACCTGTTTTCCGAGTTGATTCAAAAGAAAGATGCTGATAGACTTTTTGAATATGCCAAAGTCTGTATAGATATTGTTTATATGAATGCAGTTAATTTACATCTCCCAATTACAACAATAGCACTTGTTGAAGGTAATGCTCTTGGTGGTGGTTTTGAAGGAGCTATCTCTCATAGTATTACTATTGTGGAAGAGCAAAGTCAGATGGGTCTTCCTGAGATTAGATTTAATCTTATTCCCGGAATGGGTGCTTATAGCTTTTTAGCCAGATCGGTCGGTATTAAACTGGCGGAAGAAATTATTGCCAGCGGAAAAGTATATGATGCTGCAACATTGCATGAAATGGGGGTGATTACCCAAGTAGTAAAAAGAGGAGAAGGTGAAAAAGCGGTTAATCAATATATGAAAAGAAATAGTCGTCTGTTTAATGGTATGCAGGCGTTACAGGCAGCCAGACAACGGTATGCTCCACTTGACTATGAAGAGTTAATAGATATTACTAAAATCTGGGTTGATGCAGCACTTAGGCTGGAACCAAAGGATTTAAAAATGATGAAAAAACTGGTAGATGCACAAAATCAAAAAAACATTGATATGAACTATAAACTCAGAACAAAGCAAGATCGTAGATTTGAGAAAGGTGGTTCTGATTTTCCGTATACTGATAGTGATGGCAATATAGTACTTCATGATCGAAGATCTCATAAAGATCCTCGTTCACATTAA